One Cucumis sativus cultivar 9930 chromosome 1, Cucumber_9930_V3, whole genome shotgun sequence DNA segment encodes these proteins:
- the LOC101206623 gene encoding uncharacterized protein LOC101206623, which yields MSVVPRRRSTSTRIHILALDGIVNVNSLFTFAVFLGVAWYPTANPAANLLPDDDDGPCAAADSVAENLIACHVYSFSCFLFSSLIASALKQAIRLITGGDGGQGETHAPALRVGMMASAVGSVLGCGFLVAALLNLIQIKLGVFGCRRWETVAAAVPLVSLVPLALFIYIALVIHAFTR from the coding sequence ATGTCCGTCGTTCCACGGCGGCGATCCACCTCCACCAGAATCCACATCCTCGCCCTCGACGGCATCGTTAACGTCAACTCCCTCTTCACCTTCGCCGTTTTCCTTGGCGTGGCGTGGTACCCCACCGCCAACCCGGCTGCCAATCTCCTCCCGGACGACGACGACGGTCCTTGCGCTGCTGCCGATTCTGTCGCCGAAAATCTCATAGCCTGCCATGTATACTCTTTCAGCTGCTTCTTGTTCTCCAGCCTAATCGCGTCGGCGCTGAAGCAAGCAATCAGACTCATCACAGGCGGTGATGGTGGGCAGGGTGAGACCCACGCACCGGCGCTGAGGGTGGGGATGATGGCGTCTGCGGTTGGGTCGGTTCTCGGGTGTGGGTTTTTGGTGGCGGCGTTGCTGAATTTGATTCAGATAAAACTGGGGGTTTTCGGTTGCCGGAGGTGGGAGACGGTGGCGGCCGCCGTGCCGTTGGTGAGCTTGGTTCCTTTGGCGCTTTTCATTTACATCGCGCTTGTTATTCACGCCTTCACGCGCTAg
- the LOC101215218 gene encoding protein THYLAKOID ASSEMBLY 8-like, chloroplastic translates to MAIRWFSRSKLPVFASVFLQGLTRRPIRDVPLPVKSTITDFQPDSRRPIWGFRLYHDGRPRGPLWRSRKAIGKEALFVIQGLKRFKEDEEKFEKFMKSHVSRLLKLDMVAVLGELERQEEVALAVKIFRLIRKQDWYKPDVYIYKDLIIALARSKKMDDAMKLWESMREENLFPDSQTYTEVIRGFLRYGSPSDAMNVYEDMKKSPDPPDELPFRILLKGLLPHPLLRNRVKQDFEELFPDQHVFDPQKRYSAYVD, encoded by the exons ATGGCGATTCGGTGGTTTTCCAGGTCGAAATTGCCCGTTTTTGCTTCGGTATTCCTACAGGGTTTAACGAGGAGACCAATTAGAGATGTCCCATTACCAGTTAAATCGACGATCACTGACTTTCAGCCGGATTCCAGGCGACCCATCTGGGGATTCCGGCTATATCACGACGGGAGGCCTCGGGGACCCCTTTGGAGAAGCCGGAAAGCAATTGGTAAAGAAGCACTTTTCGTTATTCAAGGATTGAAGAGATTcaaggaagatgaagagaaattCGAAAAGTTCATGAAGAGTCATGTTTCAAGGCTCTTGAAATTGGATATGGTTGCTGTGCTTGGTGAACTCGAGCGGCAGGAGGAGGTTGCTTTAGCTGTCAAG ATATTTAGGTTGATTCGGAAGCAAGACTGGTACAAGCCtgatgtttatatatataaagactTGATTATTGCATTAGCTAGAAGTAAAAAGATGGATGACGCAATGAAATTATGGGAAAGCATGAGAGAGGAAAATTTATTCCCTGACTCTCAAACGTATACTGAAGTCATCAGAGGTTTCTTGAGATATGGATCTCCTTCTGATGCAATGAACGTATATGAGGATATGAAGAAGTCTCCAGATCCACCAGACGAGTTGccatttagaattttgttgaAAGGTCTTTTGCCACACCCCCTTTTGAGAAACAGAGTAAAGCAAGACTTTGAGGAGCTCTTTCCTGACCAGCATGTGTTCGATCCCCAGAAGAGATATTCAGCCTACGTTGAT TGA
- the LOC101213402 gene encoding uncharacterized protein LOC101213402 yields MEGKSKGYQASSFVADLFDVKEAPLSSASGAFATIFPSPQKGAGRNSSSSVDWLKQTNGSQPHHTRQGNSGGSLEPCHLSSSLYYGGQDGYSQATSAGPSPLPPPPHTMKKSGGQQDDPNGNNSQPASRGNWWQGSLYY; encoded by the exons atggagGGAAAGTCTAAAGGGTATCAAGCCTCCTCTTTCGTTGCTGATCTTTTTGATGTCAAGGAGGCGCCATTGTCTTCCGCATCAGGTGCTTTTGCAACAATCTTTCCATCTCCACAGAAG gGAGCAGGTAGGAATTCTTCTAGCTCTGTGGATTGGCTAAAACAGACCAATGGAAGTCAACCACATCACACCCGACAAGGGAATTCAG GAGGGAGCTTGGAGCCTTGTCATCTGAGTTCATCTCTATACTATGGAGGACAAGATGGGTATTCTCAGGCCACATCAGCTGGACCATCCCCACTTCCACCCCCACCCCACACT ATGAAGAAAAGTGGGGGTCAACAAGATGATCCAAATGGAAACAACTCTCAACCTGCTTCTAGGGGAAATTGGTGGCAAG GTTCTCTTTATTATTAG